Proteins encoded within one genomic window of Nitrospira sp.:
- the flgM gene encoding flagellar biosynthesis anti-sigma factor FlgM produces the protein MQISGHGKVDHLAKLLLGVQDIEGIGNRQAAARTQVGKDEVQISAQAKELQRIRELANQPDPERNEQVERIRRALDSGTYDISGRAVGDAIVKQVLTDAVL, from the coding sequence ATGCAGATTTCAGGCCATGGGAAGGTAGATCATCTTGCCAAACTGTTACTTGGGGTTCAGGACATCGAGGGGATAGGTAATCGGCAAGCGGCTGCCCGCACCCAGGTGGGTAAAGATGAGGTTCAGATCTCGGCCCAAGCGAAGGAACTTCAACGGATTCGGGAGCTGGCGAATCAGCCTGACCCTGAACGGAATGAACAGGTGGAGCGCATCAGGCGCGCGCTTGACAGCGGAACATACGATATCAGTGGCCGCGCGGTTGGCGATGCCATCGTGAAGCAGGTTCTAACCGACGCCGTACTCTGA
- the flgK gene encoding flagellar hook-associated protein FlgK: MGITGIFDIAKTALFTAQQALTVTAHNISNVNTPGFSRQEVILTESHPIQGRPGQVGTGVSVEAIRRVVDKYLNRELTNAEEGVGQFTVTSDELRRLESLFADTRGRGLAGQLDEFFKALQDATTTPSQTTPRSVVLAKASTLASSFHQINADLGETRRAINVQIGVTISETNGFTRIIAELNGKIKSAEISGQNANDLRDQRDLAINQLATRVDVSTLERSDGTVSVFTARGLVLVEQETTRNLVGVESSDNQGLLDIGYDIGGTQPSIISDFISSGKLRGLLDVRDGTIPSVQRDIDALAGSILNEVNQIHRRGYGLDGTTGQDFFSGLSVTTKASIKNSGSGLIGNGIVTAPSVLTFHDYEIKFSGTSGYTILDATTGTGIKGNYTGTAIVPPTVDAPFNITGGVNDTLVVSVDGTTSGTITLSGAVSPGQPYTSGEALAAELQSKINADATLVSAGRQVAVVFESTTNRLVLRSNSVGGTSSVDVTGGTARGGLGLSAGTSTAASGTYSGPQTFHIDGISVTVTGAPAATDVLSVNTRENAARDLTVALSDPAKIALSSTRAGVPGNNQNGLALVSLQSKAVAGIGKTTFVDAYRKTATNLGIASQAASQRLDAEEVRHEQLQSFHAQVSGVSLDEELVNLLKYQRAFEAASRMIVAADEMMSTLISLKR, translated from the coding sequence ATGGGAATTACCGGTATATTCGATATTGCAAAGACGGCTCTCTTCACAGCTCAACAAGCATTGACGGTCACTGCTCATAATATCAGCAACGTCAATACTCCTGGATTTTCTCGACAGGAGGTCATCCTGACTGAAAGTCATCCTATCCAAGGCCGTCCCGGACAAGTCGGCACAGGAGTGAGCGTTGAGGCAATCCGCCGAGTGGTGGATAAATATCTGAATCGAGAATTGACGAACGCTGAGGAAGGCGTGGGCCAATTCACCGTCACCAGTGATGAACTGCGGAGATTGGAGAGCTTGTTTGCTGACACGCGCGGGCGAGGCTTGGCGGGGCAACTGGATGAGTTTTTTAAGGCTCTGCAGGATGCAACAACGACACCTTCCCAGACTACCCCTCGCTCAGTGGTATTAGCAAAAGCCTCGACGCTGGCGAGCTCCTTCCATCAGATCAATGCGGACTTAGGCGAAACTCGTCGTGCCATCAACGTGCAAATCGGTGTGACGATCAGTGAGACCAATGGTTTCACCAGAATCATCGCGGAACTGAACGGGAAGATTAAATCAGCTGAGATCAGTGGTCAAAATGCCAATGACCTTCGCGATCAGCGTGATCTGGCTATTAATCAGTTGGCTACACGAGTAGATGTGTCGACACTTGAGCGATCTGACGGCACCGTCTCTGTCTTCACGGCTCGTGGGCTGGTCTTGGTCGAGCAGGAAACGACACGCAATCTCGTTGGGGTTGAGTCATCTGATAATCAGGGCCTTCTGGACATTGGGTACGACATTGGAGGAACCCAGCCGAGCATCATCAGTGATTTCATTTCTAGTGGAAAACTCCGTGGGCTTCTTGACGTGCGAGATGGAACGATTCCTTCGGTTCAACGAGACATTGATGCGCTGGCGGGATCGATATTGAATGAGGTGAATCAAATTCATCGCAGAGGATATGGTCTTGATGGCACTACTGGGCAAGACTTCTTTTCCGGATTATCCGTTACCACCAAAGCGTCAATCAAAAATAGTGGGTCTGGCCTGATCGGCAATGGAATAGTCACGGCACCGAGTGTCCTGACCTTCCATGACTATGAGATTAAGTTTAGCGGAACTAGCGGGTATACGATCCTCGATGCAACGACTGGGACTGGCATCAAAGGCAATTACACGGGAACGGCGATCGTTCCTCCGACCGTCGATGCTCCGTTCAACATTACTGGAGGGGTAAACGATACGTTGGTTGTCTCGGTAGATGGAACGACATCGGGAACCATTACGCTGAGTGGGGCAGTCTCTCCTGGACAACCCTATACCTCAGGCGAAGCATTGGCAGCTGAACTCCAGAGCAAAATCAACGCGGACGCCACGCTTGTTTCTGCTGGTCGGCAGGTCGCGGTGGTGTTTGAGAGTACGACGAATCGATTGGTGCTGCGGTCCAACTCTGTCGGTGGAACGAGTTCAGTTGATGTGACCGGAGGAACCGCAAGGGGGGGGCTTGGATTATCTGCCGGGACCAGCACCGCCGCATCCGGTACCTATAGCGGCCCACAAACATTTCACATTGATGGGATCTCCGTTACGGTGACTGGAGCGCCAGCTGCCACTGATGTCTTGAGCGTGAACACTCGTGAGAACGCTGCAAGAGATCTGACTGTTGCCCTGTCAGACCCCGCCAAGATCGCTCTATCATCGACGCGCGCTGGCGTTCCTGGGAACAACCAAAATGGACTGGCGCTTGTTAGTCTCCAGTCGAAAGCCGTTGCCGGGATTGGGAAGACGACGTTTGTGGATGCGTATCGCAAGACCGCAACGAATCTCGGAATTGCCTCGCAGGCGGCGAGTCAGCGCCTCGATGCGGAAGAAGTTCGTCATGAGCAATTACAGAGCTTCCATGCGCAAGTGTCCGGTGTGTCGCTCGATGAAGAGCTTGTAAATCTCCTCAAGTATCAGCGGGCGTTTGAAGCCGCTTCGCGCATGATCGTTGCTGCCGATGAAATGATGTCGACGTTAATCTCGCTGAAACGATAG
- the csrA gene encoding carbon storage regulator CsrA produces MLVLTRRRGEGVTIGPDIRVIILGVKGGQVRLGIEAPSTVAVHREEVYARIQDENRLAAKTQAVPLDAFRRLIPLKQRIAQ; encoded by the coding sequence ATGTTAGTGCTCACACGACGACGTGGCGAAGGGGTGACGATTGGTCCCGATATTCGTGTGATCATCCTTGGCGTGAAGGGCGGGCAAGTGAGACTTGGAATCGAAGCTCCATCAACCGTGGCCGTTCATCGAGAAGAAGTGTATGCACGGATTCAGGATGAGAATCGATTGGCCGCGAAGACCCAGGCTGTGCCTCTGGATGCCTTTCGCCGATTAATCCCTCTGAAACAGCGCATTGCTCAATGA
- the flgA gene encoding flagellar basal body P-ring formation protein FlgA: MSRIWLTMIMLLSSVVFDVTTSRAGPSGGSRPILSESRGPIHQATDTVVDRPAVSEVSPDLIRKAIQKHLESDWGHKVKTVHVTVLDPADSVMLPGGTVELQVTPNSLEEGLGRRMFHVEAVANGKSRKTIQVVADIAAMIDAVVVTRFLKADELIDMSDLKTVGLRVHQVNHSFITDQAEVIGKSASRPLPPETPLRPAFVKPPLVMKKGDRVLIEARRGGLSIRASGVTKANGQVGQTVMVTNLESGRELRAKVVAPNLVEVEF; this comes from the coding sequence ATGTCTAGGATTTGGCTGACCATGATCATGCTCCTTTCATCTGTAGTCTTCGACGTGACGACATCACGTGCAGGACCTAGTGGTGGGTCTCGGCCCATCCTATCTGAGTCCCGAGGTCCGATTCATCAGGCGACCGACACCGTTGTGGACCGACCGGCTGTCAGTGAGGTCAGTCCTGATCTCATTCGGAAGGCCATTCAGAAACATCTGGAGAGCGACTGGGGGCACAAGGTTAAGACGGTACATGTGACGGTGTTGGATCCCGCGGATTCTGTGATGCTCCCCGGCGGGACGGTGGAGTTGCAAGTTACTCCCAACTCGCTGGAAGAAGGTCTAGGACGGCGGATGTTTCATGTGGAGGCGGTCGCAAACGGGAAATCTCGGAAAACGATCCAGGTTGTTGCTGATATTGCGGCGATGATCGACGCGGTTGTTGTCACCCGTTTTCTGAAGGCCGATGAACTGATTGATATGAGCGATCTCAAGACGGTCGGATTGCGGGTTCATCAGGTGAACCATTCCTTCATCACCGATCAAGCAGAGGTCATCGGAAAGAGCGCATCACGGCCTCTTCCGCCCGAGACACCGCTACGCCCAGCCTTTGTGAAGCCTCCGTTGGTGATGAAGAAGGGTGATCGAGTCCTCATCGAGGCGCGGCGTGGAGGCCTGTCGATTCGGGCGAGTGGCGTAACGAAAGCAAACGGACAAGTCGGACAGACCGTCATGGTCACCAATCTGGAGTCCGGTCGGGAGCTAAGAGCCAAAGTGGTGGCTCCAAATCTTGTTGAGGTGGAGTTCTAG
- the flgF gene encoding flagellar basal-body rod protein FlgF — MNRGIYSILSGALAHERRMQVFANNMANVNTAGFKQDEQAFKAIFPRYHSVAPTGGRTVGLAQQITARPFGPSERVFVAPHQIKTTFEPGRIRLTGNPLDVAIQGQGFFEVQTPQGSRYTRNGMLSLDNQRRLVTGLGYPVMGTRGEIKIPPGKLEITSQGDIKVDAKPVATIKVMEFAAENMPQKSSEGLFFSEKGTVSKNPEIQVGHIEESNVNSIGEMVKMLAGMRNYESTQKLIQSLDRMTEVTIQDVGRVL; from the coding sequence ATGAATCGAGGTATCTATTCCATCTTGTCTGGCGCACTCGCCCATGAGCGGCGCATGCAAGTGTTTGCGAACAATATGGCTAATGTGAATACCGCTGGCTTCAAGCAGGATGAGCAGGCCTTCAAAGCCATATTCCCACGGTACCATTCGGTCGCTCCCACTGGAGGCCGAACTGTGGGATTGGCTCAGCAGATCACGGCCAGACCATTCGGACCATCTGAGCGTGTGTTTGTCGCACCACATCAGATCAAGACCACATTTGAGCCAGGCCGCATCCGATTGACCGGCAATCCGCTGGACGTTGCCATTCAAGGGCAAGGGTTCTTTGAGGTACAGACGCCACAAGGGTCTCGATACACCCGCAACGGCATGCTGTCACTGGATAATCAACGCCGGCTGGTGACAGGACTTGGCTATCCCGTGATGGGGACGAGGGGTGAGATCAAGATTCCTCCAGGAAAATTAGAGATTACGTCACAGGGAGACATCAAAGTCGATGCTAAACCTGTGGCGACAATCAAAGTCATGGAATTTGCGGCTGAAAACATGCCGCAGAAGTCGTCGGAAGGGCTGTTCTTCTCGGAGAAAGGCACGGTGAGCAAGAATCCGGAGATTCAGGTTGGGCACATCGAAGAGTCCAACGTCAATTCCATTGGCGAGATGGTGAAGATGCTTGCGGGTATGCGCAACTATGAATCAACGCAAAAGCTGATTCAATCGCTTGATCGTATGACTGAGGTCACGATTCAAGATGTAGGACGAGTGCTCTAA
- a CDS encoding flagellar basal body L-ring protein FlgH, translating to MAENTMHFHCNLLFHMAVRSLVITIALHGCSSPPSPSSKVTVPLLPPPKTLGSLWQEENGRAYLYEDMRAMRIGDILTVKISEVHKGSKSADTAVQRDSTIKNGMVGSGMGYIGLPGIRFSDETKRGFGINANANNKFDGKGSTNREGTLTGTISAIVTEVLPNGDLRIEGRREVSVNSEKQLMTIGGIVRRVDVDTKNTVASSAIADAKIEYSGLGVLDDVQRPGWLIRILNWVYPF from the coding sequence GTGGCAGAGAACACCATGCATTTTCACTGTAATCTGCTTTTTCATATGGCCGTACGTAGCCTGGTCATCACCATCGCCCTGCACGGATGTTCAAGCCCGCCGAGCCCGTCGAGCAAGGTGACTGTGCCGCTGCTCCCTCCTCCAAAGACGCTTGGCTCGCTCTGGCAGGAAGAAAACGGACGAGCCTATCTCTATGAAGATATGCGTGCTATGCGGATCGGGGATATTCTGACTGTGAAAATCTCCGAAGTTCATAAAGGGTCCAAGTCAGCCGATACGGCGGTTCAACGGGATTCGACGATTAAGAACGGCATGGTCGGCAGTGGTATGGGATATATCGGGCTTCCAGGGATCCGCTTCAGCGATGAAACAAAGCGTGGCTTCGGAATCAATGCGAACGCTAATAACAAGTTCGATGGGAAAGGTTCCACCAATCGTGAAGGCACATTGACAGGGACCATCTCTGCGATCGTGACAGAGGTGCTTCCCAACGGGGATCTTCGGATCGAGGGACGACGTGAGGTGAGTGTCAACAGTGAAAAGCAGCTGATGACGATTGGTGGGATTGTCCGGCGTGTCGATGTGGATACCAAGAATACAGTGGCTTCAAGTGCCATTGCGGACGCTAAAATCGAATACTCAGGCTTGGGTGTGCTGGACGATGTGCAGCGACCCGGGTGGTTGATCCGTATTCTCAATTGGGTCTATCCGTTCTGA
- a CDS encoding flagellar basal body P-ring protein FlgI — MFIRWIALVNVLVLTSGVLTPSGADAVRIKDIGMIEGVRENQLLGYGLVVGLDSTGDRVIGGQFTIQAMMSMLNKMGVNLVIDPIQLLTRNIASVMVTAKLPPFSKPGMTLDALVSSMANAKSLQGGTLLLTPLKAANQQVFAVAQGPVSIGGFLGGTGGAGGATVTKNHQAAGVVPGGAIIEKELPVDIDSWATVSVLLRQPDFTTAIRTAEAIESAFGKGSASATNAGSVKATIPQVFQGRVVEYIASIEGLDVTVDSIAKVVVNERTGTVVLGEHVRISTCAISHGNLTISVKNTLNVSQPTAPLIGSSAGQTTVTPDVQTEIKEQESRLLVVDETVTLGDVVRALNAVGVTPRDLVAILSALRSAGALQANLEII; from the coding sequence ATGTTCATACGGTGGATCGCTCTAGTCAATGTGCTGGTCCTGACCAGTGGTGTGTTGACACCTTCCGGCGCCGATGCGGTGAGGATCAAGGATATTGGCATGATTGAAGGAGTCCGTGAAAACCAGTTGCTTGGTTACGGTTTGGTGGTTGGTCTGGACAGTACCGGCGACCGAGTCATCGGTGGACAGTTCACGATTCAGGCAATGATGTCCATGTTGAATAAGATGGGCGTCAACCTGGTGATCGATCCCATCCAGTTATTAACGAGAAACATCGCCTCGGTGATGGTGACCGCCAAGCTGCCTCCATTCTCCAAACCAGGGATGACACTGGATGCCTTGGTGTCGTCGATGGCGAATGCAAAAAGCCTGCAAGGCGGGACGCTCTTGCTCACGCCGTTAAAAGCAGCCAATCAGCAAGTATTTGCCGTCGCGCAGGGACCAGTCTCAATCGGTGGTTTTCTCGGCGGGACGGGAGGGGCTGGCGGCGCCACAGTGACGAAGAATCATCAGGCGGCTGGTGTGGTTCCTGGTGGCGCCATTATCGAGAAGGAGCTTCCTGTCGACATTGACTCATGGGCGACCGTTTCTGTGCTTCTCCGCCAACCCGATTTTACGACTGCCATCAGGACTGCCGAGGCCATCGAGAGTGCCTTTGGGAAAGGCAGTGCATCAGCCACGAATGCCGGATCTGTGAAGGCGACAATCCCTCAAGTGTTTCAGGGGCGCGTCGTCGAATATATCGCATCGATCGAGGGACTTGATGTGACCGTCGATTCTATAGCCAAAGTCGTGGTGAATGAACGGACCGGCACGGTGGTATTGGGAGAACATGTACGGATTTCCACATGTGCGATTTCTCACGGCAATCTCACGATCTCGGTCAAGAACACGTTGAACGTGTCACAGCCGACGGCGCCACTCATTGGTTCGTCCGCAGGACAGACGACTGTCACACCGGATGTGCAGACAGAGATTAAGGAGCAGGAGTCGAGGCTCCTGGTGGTGGATGAGACGGTAACATTGGGGGACGTCGTACGGGCTCTCAATGCAGTAGGAGTGACGCCGCGTGACCTTGTCGCAATACTCTCGGCTCTGAGGTCGGCAGGAGCGCTGCAAGCGAACCTTGAAATCATTTAG
- a CDS encoding MinD/ParA family protein: MPFGTRRSVLMSEDLSRGDGSSTRVIAVSSGKGGVGKSNVVANLAVSLTKVGKRVLILDADLGLGNLDVLLGLVPQHTIEDVLRGTHTLDEIVLSGPAGIHVLPASSGVARLTALTEAQQVMIQEQLAQLTSEMDVLLIDTGAGISPNVTFFASAADETIIVVSPEPTSLTDAYALIKVLARQYRERRFKVLVNQAKSPREAAEVFGKLDVAVDHFLHVAVELVGAIPYDDYVHLAVMQQKALCELFPDAPAAQAFRRLAHQVIQWPRPDLPKSSVQLVWQRAVTPASN, translated from the coding sequence ATGCCGTTTGGAACAAGAAGGTCTGTCCTTATGTCGGAGGATCTGAGTCGTGGAGATGGGTCATCCACTCGCGTCATCGCGGTGTCCAGCGGCAAGGGAGGAGTCGGCAAGTCTAATGTGGTTGCGAACCTTGCGGTGTCACTCACGAAGGTTGGGAAGCGGGTGCTGATTTTGGATGCCGACCTCGGCTTAGGTAATCTGGATGTCCTCCTGGGGCTCGTTCCGCAGCATACGATCGAAGACGTATTGAGAGGCACACATACGCTTGATGAGATCGTGCTCAGCGGCCCAGCGGGCATCCATGTGCTTCCGGCCAGTTCCGGCGTTGCCCGTCTGACGGCGCTGACAGAAGCCCAACAGGTGATGATCCAGGAACAGTTGGCCCAGCTCACGTCAGAGATGGATGTGCTCTTGATCGATACCGGGGCGGGCATCTCGCCAAACGTCACTTTTTTTGCCTCTGCGGCAGATGAGACGATCATCGTCGTCTCGCCGGAGCCGACATCGCTCACGGATGCCTATGCGCTGATCAAAGTCTTGGCCCGTCAGTATCGAGAACGCCGTTTCAAAGTACTGGTGAATCAGGCGAAGAGTCCCCGTGAAGCGGCTGAAGTATTCGGGAAGTTGGATGTGGCGGTGGATCATTTTCTTCATGTGGCCGTCGAATTAGTCGGGGCAATCCCTTATGACGACTATGTGCATTTGGCCGTCATGCAACAGAAGGCGCTCTGTGAGTTATTCCCAGATGCACCAGCAGCCCAAGCATTCCGGAGGTTGGCACATCAAGTTATCCAATGGCCGAGGCCTGATCTCCCTAAAAGTTCCGTCCAGCTTGTATGGCAACGGGCGGTGACGCCGGCGAGTAACTGA
- the flgG gene encoding flagellar basal-body rod protein FlgG, protein MIRAMWTAATGMTAQQINVDTVAHNLANVNTNSFKRSRAEFADLLYQIQRLPGTSASNVGVFPVGIQVGAGVRPTTVAKEWIQGNMRQTNNETDLAIDGAGFFQVSRPDGTIMYTRNGSFKRDNVGNLVTGDGDLLNPVITIPSGALKLDIGQDGTVSVLLPGVTQSSQVGQIQLTRFDNPSGLVAMGGNLFIDSFASGPPTQGTGGFTTGFGTIQQGFLESSNVNLAEEMVNMIIAQRSYEINSKTIQASDEMMAIANNLRR, encoded by the coding sequence ATGATTCGTGCCATGTGGACCGCAGCGACCGGAATGACGGCTCAGCAGATCAATGTTGACACGGTCGCCCATAACCTTGCCAACGTCAACACCAACTCCTTTAAACGCAGCCGAGCTGAGTTTGCGGACCTGCTGTATCAGATTCAACGACTCCCCGGTACCAGCGCCTCCAATGTCGGGGTCTTTCCAGTCGGCATCCAGGTTGGGGCAGGGGTACGCCCAACGACTGTTGCGAAAGAATGGATTCAGGGGAATATGCGCCAAACGAACAACGAGACGGATTTGGCGATCGATGGAGCAGGGTTTTTTCAAGTCTCCCGTCCTGATGGGACGATCATGTATACCCGCAATGGATCGTTTAAGCGTGACAATGTGGGCAATCTCGTGACCGGCGACGGTGATCTTCTCAATCCCGTGATTACGATCCCGTCCGGCGCGCTCAAGTTGGATATCGGGCAGGACGGCACGGTCTCCGTTTTGCTGCCAGGTGTGACGCAGTCGTCGCAAGTGGGGCAAATTCAATTGACTCGGTTCGACAATCCTTCCGGGTTGGTCGCGATGGGGGGCAATCTCTTTATTGATAGCTTTGCTTCCGGTCCTCCGACGCAGGGGACCGGCGGCTTCACCACCGGATTCGGGACGATCCAGCAAGGATTCTTGGAGAGTTCGAATGTTAATCTCGCCGAAGAAATGGTCAATATGATCATTGCGCAGCGAAGTTACGAGATTAATTCCAAGACGATTCAGGCGTCCGACGAAATGATGGCCATTGCAAACAATCTCAGACGATAA
- a CDS encoding flagellar assembly protein FliW: protein MSTRFGSFEVRSESLITFPSGVLGFPEQHRYVMLDHDAEAPIKWLQSVEEPELAFVILDPNTFHSDYHVEVPADALVEIKAQVGEELAIAVILTIPSDDPDRITANLRGPLLISHKTKLGKQLVLSDDFPTRHPLFPISESQPPTPEQVSPPVECQI from the coding sequence ATGTCGACCCGATTTGGTTCATTTGAGGTTCGCAGTGAAAGTCTCATTACATTTCCGTCAGGGGTTCTTGGGTTTCCTGAGCAGCATCGGTATGTGATGTTGGATCATGATGCCGAGGCTCCTATCAAGTGGCTTCAATCGGTTGAAGAGCCAGAACTGGCCTTTGTCATTCTGGACCCAAACACGTTTCATTCTGACTATCATGTTGAGGTACCCGCTGATGCGTTAGTAGAGATCAAGGCGCAAGTGGGAGAGGAGTTAGCCATTGCGGTGATCTTGACCATTCCCTCAGATGATCCGGATCGGATCACTGCGAATCTGCGAGGTCCGCTACTCATCAGTCACAAAACAAAACTGGGAAAGCAGCTGGTCCTTTCCGATGATTTCCCTACCAGGCACCCGTTGTTTCCGATCTCCGAGTCCCAACCGCCAACGCCGGAACAGGTTTCTCCTCCTGTAGAATGTCAAATCTAG
- a CDS encoding FliA/WhiG family RNA polymerase sigma factor translates to MSKTALPHERKAFAAQAARREELIKEFAHVIRAMAHRLAFRLPAYLDAEDLISVGTIGLMDAMDKYDPTREAKFKTYAEFRIRGAMLDEIRSMDWIPRSVHERIGLLQKTHTMLMSRLGRPPHDEEVATELKMSLEELDDFITRARGAVMISVDDLGLHEPDGHKVVKMLADTHTPDPLSSLVNERERALIADAIHKLPEKERLVLSLYYYEELTMKEIGELLKVTESRVCQIHTKAIIQLKALLHKPS, encoded by the coding sequence ATGAGCAAGACTGCATTACCACACGAGCGAAAAGCATTTGCGGCCCAGGCAGCCAGACGTGAAGAGCTGATCAAGGAGTTTGCTCATGTTATTCGCGCGATGGCCCATCGACTGGCCTTCCGCCTCCCGGCGTACCTCGACGCGGAGGATCTGATTTCGGTTGGCACCATTGGACTCATGGATGCCATGGATAAGTATGACCCCACACGAGAAGCGAAGTTTAAGACGTATGCGGAGTTCAGAATTCGTGGCGCCATGCTTGATGAGATTCGATCGATGGATTGGATCCCGAGATCGGTTCATGAACGCATCGGCTTGCTCCAAAAGACGCACACGATGCTGATGAGCCGATTGGGTCGGCCGCCCCATGATGAAGAGGTGGCGACGGAACTGAAGATGTCCCTGGAAGAGCTAGATGATTTCATTACGCGGGCCAGAGGGGCGGTGATGATTAGTGTGGACGATTTAGGCCTTCATGAACCAGACGGGCATAAAGTGGTCAAGATGTTGGCCGATACGCACACGCCGGATCCCTTGTCCTCATTGGTCAACGAGCGTGAACGTGCATTGATTGCCGATGCTATCCACAAGTTGCCGGAAAAAGAGCGCCTTGTTCTGAGCTTGTATTACTACGAGGAGCTTACGATGAAGGAAATCGGAGAGTTACTAAAGGTCACTGAATCACGGGTTTGCCAAATCCATACGAAGGCTATCATCCAGCTCAAGGCACTCTTGCATAAACCGAGTTGA